CTGTTAAATTATTATATACTTTCTATCATTAACTGTCTTATTGGGCAACTTAACTCTCAGGCGTTCTTATACAAGAAGAGCAGCATATCTACGTTATCTGGTGATAGTCTGCTACGTGCTTCTCGGATTAAATCCCCCGCAGCTGAAAAAAGCTCCTCAGAAGGGACAGATGTTGCAGGTACACACAAATATTTAGTGGCAATAGGGAAAAGAGGTAGAAGAACACTATCCTTCTTTGCCATACGCCAGAATTTAAGTGGATCTTCATCCCAGTGTTGAAGCGGTCTTTTCTTGTAATCTGCGAGGACGATGATGGCATTTGCGCTGCTGTTATGTCCTTGACCTTGCCTGGATGCATTAATTTCGTCGACGAAAGAGTTGTGTGCGCTTCTGATGTCTTCTTCAGTTGTTAGAATGGGCATGACAGGTGCATTCTCATTTGCGGTTGATGAGGACAATATTCTCATTTGGTAAGCAATATGTTCCTCTGCACAACTGGCACCAACTCGAGGCAGATCCTTAACTAGGTACTCTGTCTTATAGCTAAaggaaaaacaagacaaatgacTAACAAACAATTGATTTTACTTTATATGGTCTTACCGAGGATCCAGGTAAGTTGCAATCAAGTGGACTACGTTTAGCCGGTATTCCATGAGACGTTCACCGATGTTGATCCTCAAATTACTGCTCATCACGATGAGTGCATCGTGATGATTTGTAGAGATGACGGCTTCTAACTTGTCCTTGAATAATTTGGCGGCAGGAAGAACTTTGGACACGGACGGATATGTACTAGAGCTCAAATCAGCCGTGAGGAATTGACACGGATAAAGAAGTAGAAGGGCACCGGACAAACATTCCCACTCCCATTCAGTAAGCATTAAGTCTGCCCTACGGCATAGCAGCAAAGCCTCGTCAACTTGGGTTTTCAAATCTAgaataacaaatcaaaattttaaccaaaccacgaacaaattaaaatattaattcaaaaaatattttacccaaGAGACTCTTTATCATTGCGAATGTCGAGTTTCATCGGGTGGGAACGTCCTGCTTCAATTTAGTCTTCGCCATACCTCCACAACACATGTTTAGTTTGGTAGTAGCGTGAGAACTTGAATGAAAATAAGTCACGATATTGCGGCATTTCTCGATAAGGGCAGAGAACTGCGGGTCATCGTGAATGGCCGCTTTGACGGCGAGACTTAAGGTGTGAGCGAAACAAGGGACATGTTTCAGCTTTAGAATGTCCTTGATGGTCTTAACAATGTTAGCCGCATTGTCCGTGACCACCGCAACAATCTTGGTCAATGGAATTTTAAATTCCGCAAATATTGC
Above is a genomic segment from Daphnia pulicaria isolate SC F1-1A unplaced genomic scaffold, SC_F0-13Bv2 h1tg000096l, whole genome shotgun sequence containing:
- the LOC124318969 gene encoding E3 SUMO-protein ligase ZBED1-like translates to MAIFPGSSCKNTSNQWKHLELHHKEIWEELKGKKQPPKKRRREDDNSNNLLDNDSGRIEDDADAVPSTSDSAAADAGPSATTSASAAPESERSSSQSSFNSTYSEPGSAPYPTGGAHMQAIIRALALFIVRGMQPLSLVDDEHFRAFFKAIDPRITLPCRSTLTKTILPDLYAEAKAKMLVELSQTDNIALTTDCWTSLSMVGYITVTAHFINDKVKMISRVLTTRIVEESHTSENLAEILKAIFAEFKIPLTKIVAVVTDNAANIVKTIKDILKLKHVPCFAHTLSLAVKAAIHDDPQFSALIEKCRNIVTYFHSSSHATTKLNMCCGDLKTQVDEALLLCRRADLMLTEWEWECLSGALLLLYPCQFLTADLSSSTYPSVSKVLPAAKLFKDKLEAVISTNHHDALIVMSSNLRINIGERLMEYRLNVVHLIATYLDPRYKTEYLVKDLPRVGASCAEEHIAYQMRILSSSTANENAPVMPILTTEEDIRSAHNSFVDEINASRQGQGHNSSANAIIVLADYKKRPLQHWDEDPLKFWRMAKKDSVLLPLFPIATKYLCVPATSVPSEELFSAAGDLIREARSRLSPDNVDMLLFLYKNA